The Cucumis melo cultivar AY chromosome 6, USDA_Cmelo_AY_1.0, whole genome shotgun sequence genome includes a region encoding these proteins:
- the LOC103496835 gene encoding polcalcin Bra n 2-like has protein sequence MADSGVNSADCERIFKRFDANGDGKISATELGDALNGFGVSSEDAKRMMDAIDKDGDGYISFQEFSDFAKDNRALMKDFAKAF, from the coding sequence ATGGCAGATAGTGGCGTAAACTCAGCCGATTGCGAGAGAATTTTCAAACGATTCGATGCCAATGGCGACGGCAAGATCTCGGCAACAGAGCTGGGCGATGCTTTGAACGGGTTCGGAGTTAGTTCCGAGGATGCCAAGAGGATGATGGACGCCATTGACAAAGATGGCGATGGCTATATTTCCTTCCAAGAATTCTCCGATTTCGCTAAGGATAATCGCGCTTTGATGAAGGATTTCGCCAAGGCGttttag